Proteins from a single region of Electrophorus electricus isolate fEleEle1 chromosome 5, fEleEle1.pri, whole genome shotgun sequence:
- the LOC118241469 gene encoding synapse differentiation-inducing gene protein 1-like, whose protein sequence is MDPKVSPSAPSADGEEKLGMDNQPPPYQNNYGADCLLPQGVFPNQSGYPPGQPHEAPYGQPYQVPYQGMYAGQPIVVAQPTMYVTSGPLAQPLPDYLGYSIFTLLCCCLPIGIAALICSINTRDANMSGNRPQAEKSSHMARILNHTALGLGIVAIVVSIVTVVVTTISAYHFAQLNKPI, encoded by the exons ATGGACCCCAAAGTTTCACCAAGTGCCCCTTCTGCTGATGGAGAGGAGAAATTGGGCATGGATAATCAGCCTCCTCCATACCAGAACAATTATGGTGCTGATTGCCTGCTACCTCAAGGGGTTTTCCCCAACCAATCTGGCTACCCTCCAGGGCAGCCTCACGAAGCTCCATATGGTCAGCCCTACCAGGTACCGTACCAGGGTATGTACGCCGGCCAGCCCATCGTGGTCGCACAGCctactatgtatgtgacgtctGGACCACTTGCTCAGCCTTTGCCTGATTACTTGGGTTATTCCATCTTCACACTATTGTGCTGCTGCCTACCAATAGGTATTGCAGCACTCATCTGCTCTATAAAT ACACGAGATGCCAACATGAGCGGGAACAGACCTCAGGCAGAGAAGAGCTCCCACATGGCACGCATCTTGAACCACACGGCTCTAGGCCTCGGAATTGTGGCTATTGTTGTTTCTATTGTGACTGTTGTCGTCACAACCATTTCTGCTTACCACTTTGCACAATTAAATAAGCCCATTTAA